Part of the Sphaerochaeta associata genome is shown below.
CTCCTTGCTGCGCGCCCCCACCTATCCAAGCCCTCAAGCCGACAGGGGCGAGCATGACTTCTCCTATGCCCTTCTGCCTCATGCAGGTGGTTATGAGCAAGGCAAGGTGATCGAGGAGGGCTACGCACTTCATCAGAGCCTGATCGCCGAGCGTTCGGAGCAGGTGTGCGATAAGTTGGATGATCACTTCAGTTTGGTTGAAGCGACCGGCGATGGTGTTGTAATTGAGACCATCAAGAAGTGCGAAGAGCGGGCTTCGCTCATCCTGCGCTTGATCAGCATGGCAGGCAGGGATGGCGTATGTACGCTGCGTTCGGCGCTTGCAGTCAAACAGGTGTGGATATGTAATCTGGTCGAAGAACGACTCGAGCAACTGTCCGTGGCAGGACAAATGGTGGAGATTGCGATGAAAGGACATGAGATTGTAAGTGTGGAACTTGTCCTGAACGATGAATGAGGAGTTTTCATGCAAGAAGTAGATGAGACATTGAAAAAATTGGTTGCAGGGTTTTTGCCGGTGCTATATGCCCCCGATGATCCTGATTATGCTTCCCATAAACTGGCAAGTGCCATTGATGATGCCCATCGCAAGCTGTATCAGTTTTGGGAGTGGCCCCATGGGGTCGGTCTCTTCGGGCTGTGGAAGCTGTTTGAGAAGACCAAGGAGAAACAGTATTTGGATATTCTCACCCAGTACTACGATCAGCGTATCGCCCAGGGCTTGCCTGGAAAGAACGTCAACACGATGGCTCCCATCCTTGCACTCTCTTTCCTTGCCGAGTATACGAATAAACAGGCGTATATGGATATTGCCGTTGAATGGGTCGAGTGGGTGATGGAAGGAGGTCTTGACCGGACCGAGGAAGGCGGGTTCCAGCACCGCACCACCGATGATGAGAATCCCGGGGAGCTGTGGGACGACACCCTGATGATGACTGTCCTTGCGGTTGCCAATGTGGGGCGAATCCTTGGAAGACAAGAGTACATCGATGAGGCAGTCTACCAATTCCTGCTGCATGTTGAGTATCTGTGTGATGTGAAGAGCGGTCTCTGGTACCACGGGTGGACCTTCGAGGGGCGGCATCACTTCAGCGAGGCCTTCTGGGGTAGGGGCAACTGCTGGGTGACCATTGCAATTCCAGTATTTCTGGAGATGGTGGAGGTGAGCGCCTCTGTCAGCCGTTACCTGAAGACTGTGCTGGTGCGTCAGATCAAAGCCTTGGCAACGCTGCAGGATGAGAGCGGGATGTGGCACACTGTGTTGGACGACCCGACCAGCTATTTGGAGAGCAGTGCAACCTGCGGCTTCGGATACGGGATTCTCAAGGCGGTGAACATGGGTCTGCTTGACCGCTCGTACTGTGCTATATCGGATAAGGCATTGTGTGCGCTGCTTGCTGTGGTGGATAAGGACGGTGTGGTTCAGCAGGTCTCCTATGGAACCCCGATGGGACGGGAGAGCAAGAACTTCTACAAGGAGATTCCGCTGAGGCCGATGCCCTACGGACAAGCGCTTGCCATGCTGTTCCTGATGGAAAATCAAGGGTGATTCACCCTTGCAAACCGAGCGGATGGCCGGTATCGTTTTCCTATGGAACAGTGGGATAAGAGATTGTTATTCAAGCAGGATTTCTCGATCACCGTCAACAATGACAGAAGCCCGCTGTTCTATGTATTTGACTATGGGGTTCGCTCGGATTCCATGAATATGGAGTTCCAGCACTTTCACGACTTCTATGAACTTTTCTTCTTGGTGGACGACCATGCCAGTCATATCATCGAAGGGGAGTATTTCAGTTTGCAACGGTATGACTTGGTGCTGCTCAAGCCTTCCTTGTTGCATATGACGATGTATCCCAAAGGTGAAAATCCCAAATCCCGGCTCATTGTGGCGTTTCGCATCCCTCTCGAAGTACCGGGCTTGGAGCGTCAACTCAAGAGGCTGTTCACCGTCTTTGATGAGCAGCCTCCGATTTTTCGGTTTCCTCTGGAAGTGCAGGCTAAAGTCGTAGAGCTGCTCAATTCGATATACATTTTGGGTAGTGAGCTGCGAGTCGGATATGAGTTGATGGTTCACAGCAAGTTTCTTGAACTCTTATGGCTTCTCTTTACACATCGAAAGGCGAATACCTACGCCAAACAGGAGATAACCGATTCGATCACCCAGAAAATCTATGAAGTGACCAGCTATCTGCATACCCATTTTCAAGAGGAGTTGAGCCTGCAGCTTGTTGCTGACTATTTCACCGTCAGTTCATTTTATCTTTCCCACCAATTCAAGCGGGTGACGGGGTTGAACTTTGTGAACTATCTACAGCAGATCAGAGTAAAGAACGCCCAACAGTTGCTTCTCTACTCTCCGCTCAAGATCAAGGATATTTGCGAGCAGTGTGGTTTCTCCTCCTTCAGTCAGTTCAATCGGGTGTTCTCCAAGTTCTGCAGTGTTACTCCCTCAGCGTTCAGAAAGAATAGTGATCACCGATCGGAGCAGATGCTTCGATCCCTCGATCCGGAGCGCAATACCGATGCAACGCCCTCGAAGGCGCTGCAGAGCGAGGATGAGTATCGGGCGGTAAAGAAGAAGGAGCTGCTTACGAAAGAGACGGTACGGTGACGCAGCCGTCGGGAAGCAGGATTACCGACGGCCTCTCTATTCCTTTGGACTTTGCCTCTGCGATTGCACCATCGAGTGCCGCCTGCAGATCTGCAATCGGTTCAAGAAAAAGCGAAGCAACCTGTCCCTCAGTCAATTCGGTATATGCCATGACGTTCACCCGCTTGCAGACACTGGCCATCTTGGCCGCCTTGTGGTAGCCCAGCTTGTAGGACTTGTTTATCATCTGCAGTGCCTGGTCGGGTGAGCTGCAGGAACCCAACAGGTCGGCGAACTCTTGGTCTCCAATCCCTTCCCTGCACGCTGAGACGAGAATCAAAGTCCCTCCATCCTTGACGGCAAGCGCGCCGTTGTCGATGGCCTTCTGGGACTGATAGAGATTGATATCCATAGGGAACTTGGCGATTGAGACCACGATATCGGCTTTTTGAGGAATCGGCACACAAAACACACGGGTGGCGATTTCCACCGCTTTCCCAAAGCTTTCAACAATATCCCCGCCGGTCGCTGCTACCACGTTCTGTTCCTTGTCCAGGACGGTCATCAATGAGAAAACCGGAGCCTTGATGTGAGTCAGGGCATCCATCATATCCTCGTGGACGGGGTTTCCCTCCAAGGCCAAGGAGTGGGCTGTGTCACTGACGGCGAGCTTGTGGTTCGCTACGATGGTCTCGTAGCCGGCAATGCCCGGGAGGAAGGCTTTCCTTCCTCCGGTGAAACCTGCAAAGTAGTGGGGTTCGACACTGCCGGTTACCACGATGCGGTCGTAGGCGAAGAGCAGCTTGTTCAATAGGATCGGGGTTCCGTTGCGCGTCACCCCGATTCGCACCAGACTCGATGCATCCTTTGCTTCATGGCTGACCAGTCTGGGGGAAAGCCTTTCCTTGAAAGTCCCGAGCAGTTGGTCGAGCTCACCATCCTTTACCGGACGATGAGCTCCGGTTGCAACCAGAAGCGTCAGGTTGTCATCACTAATCCCTGCCTGTTCGAAGCACGGCAGCAAGGCAGCCAGCATGGCTTTGGTAGGAGTGGGGCGGGTGGCATCATTGATGATTACAAGAACGTTGGAGGCACCTTCCAGGAACGTCATGATTCCATTCCCCAGGGCCTGGGTAAGTGCCTCTTGTGCCCCAAGGGAGGGTATTTCATTGGGCTCGAAGATGCCGAGCAGCAGCTCATCGTCTATGCTCAGCAGTATATTCTCGCTTTTGTTGTAGGGGATGCTCACCAGCATACCTTACTCCTTGTCCCGCTCCCAGGCCTTCTCCATTGCCAGGATCAGGGGAAGCTTCTTGCCTGAAAGGAAGCGAACCATCGCACCTCCTGCGGTGCAGACATAGGAGTAGTCCTCCAGGTTGGTGAACTTTGTTGCTGCTGTGATGGTGTCGCCCCCGCCGATGACAGTGTAAGCATTGCATGCGGCAATGGCCTTCCAAATCTCCTTGGTCGCCTTCTCCCATCTGCTGTCCTCATAGACGCCGGCCGGTCCGTTTACAAAAACCGAGCCTGCCTTGGCAATCTCCGTCTTGTACAGCTCGATGCTCTTGCTGCCCAGGTCTGGGAAGAGTTTTGTCTGCAATTCATCACGTTCGACAATCTCAAGTACGTCTGACTCAAAACGCTCTCCATCCTTTTCATAGGCAAGGTCGAGGGGGGTGACGAAGCGATCGGGCCACACGGCGAGCAGCTCCCGTGCCTCATCGATGAAGTGTGTCAGATCGCGGTCCTGGAGGAACGTCCTGGTTCTCTGACCAAGTTCCTTGTTTTGGGCAAGCAGCATGACCAGGGCGGTGATGCCGCCGCACAGGATCTTGTCGGCGGTATTGTTGGCCAATACATGCTTCATCATGCCAAAGGCGTCGCTGATCTTTCCCCCGCCCAGAACAAAGATGCAGGGATGGATGGGATGTGACGCCACGTTGGAGAGGGCTGTGTACTCGGCCACCAGCTGTTTTCCACCTGCGGTCGGCAGAACTTCCTGGAATGCAACCATGGAAGGGCTGCTTCGATGAGCGGCGGCAAAGGCGTCGTTGACATAGAGGTCGAAGAGGGGTGCAAGTGAGCGTACCAGCCAGGTGCTCTGCATCTCCTGGGGTGCCAGTTTTACTTCTTTTTCGAATGCGGTGATCTCTTCGCTCAGATACCGAAGGTTTCCCAAGAGAACCGCTTCGCCTTCCTTCAATGCTTTCACCGTTTCAATCGCCTTCGGGCCGCAGACATCGTCAAGGTATGTGACCGTCCTGCCGGTCAAGCTGGAGAGGATGGATGCATGCTCCGATAGCGGGATGAGGTTCTGGTAGTCCAGGGTGTCGCCTTGGTGGGCGATGATGGCCACCTTCGCCCCTCCCTCAAGCAGGTGCGTGAGGGTGGGAGCGGCTTTCTCCAAACGGTTTGTATTGACGATTTTCTTGGTTGCCGGATCGATGGGGCTGTTGATGTCAGGGCGAAACAACACGGTTTTGCCCTTCAGTGCAACAGCATCGATGCTCGTCATGCGAATTCGGTTTACTTCTTCCATGTTCCAATCCCCAAGTAGGTGTTGGTTGCTTCGGTACCGCTCTTGCGGTCCAGCTGCATCTTCATAGCGGCACGGACGGCATCGATGTTCTCAGGGATTACCACCGACTCCTGGGGGATGTTGATGGCGAACATCAAGTCCTTTCCGCTCTTGACCACCGAGTCTCTCCACAAGGCGATCTCATACATGTCCCCACGGGGATTGCCGAGGTCGCGGGCATACCGGAAGAGGCTGGCGTCGCCCAAGAATCCCTCATCGATGGAGACCA
Proteins encoded:
- a CDS encoding glycoside hydrolase family 88/105 protein translates to MQEVDETLKKLVAGFLPVLYAPDDPDYASHKLASAIDDAHRKLYQFWEWPHGVGLFGLWKLFEKTKEKQYLDILTQYYDQRIAQGLPGKNVNTMAPILALSFLAEYTNKQAYMDIAVEWVEWVMEGGLDRTEEGGFQHRTTDDENPGELWDDTLMMTVLAVANVGRILGRQEYIDEAVYQFLLHVEYLCDVKSGLWYHGWTFEGRHHFSEAFWGRGNCWVTIAIPVFLEMVEVSASVSRYLKTVLVRQIKALATLQDESGMWHTVLDDPTSYLESSATCGFGYGILKAVNMGLLDRSYCAISDKALCALLAVVDKDGVVQQVSYGTPMGRESKNFYKEIPLRPMPYGQALAMLFLMENQG
- a CDS encoding helix-turn-helix transcriptional regulator; the encoded protein is MEQWDKRLLFKQDFSITVNNDRSPLFYVFDYGVRSDSMNMEFQHFHDFYELFFLVDDHASHIIEGEYFSLQRYDLVLLKPSLLHMTMYPKGENPKSRLIVAFRIPLEVPGLERQLKRLFTVFDEQPPIFRFPLEVQAKVVELLNSIYILGSELRVGYELMVHSKFLELLWLLFTHRKANTYAKQEITDSITQKIYEVTSYLHTHFQEELSLQLVADYFTVSSFYLSHQFKRVTGLNFVNYLQQIRVKNAQQLLLYSPLKIKDICEQCGFSSFSQFNRVFSKFCSVTPSAFRKNSDHRSEQMLRSLDPERNTDATPSKALQSEDEYRAVKKKELLTKETVR
- the larA gene encoding nickel-dependent lactate racemase is translated as MLVSIPYNKSENILLSIDDELLLGIFEPNEIPSLGAQEALTQALGNGIMTFLEGASNVLVIINDATRPTPTKAMLAALLPCFEQAGISDDNLTLLVATGAHRPVKDGELDQLLGTFKERLSPRLVSHEAKDASSLVRIGVTRNGTPILLNKLLFAYDRIVVTGSVEPHYFAGFTGGRKAFLPGIAGYETIVANHKLAVSDTAHSLALEGNPVHEDMMDALTHIKAPVFSLMTVLDKEQNVVAATGGDIVESFGKAVEIATRVFCVPIPQKADIVVSIAKFPMDINLYQSQKAIDNGALAVKDGGTLILVSACREGIGDQEFADLLGSCSSPDQALQMINKSYKLGYHKAAKMASVCKRVNVMAYTELTEGQVASLFLEPIADLQAALDGAIAEAKSKGIERPSVILLPDGCVTVPSLS
- a CDS encoding phosphoglycerate kinase encodes the protein MEEVNRIRMTSIDAVALKGKTVLFRPDINSPIDPATKKIVNTNRLEKAAPTLTHLLEGGAKVAIIAHQGDTLDYQNLIPLSEHASILSSLTGRTVTYLDDVCGPKAIETVKALKEGEAVLLGNLRYLSEEITAFEKEVKLAPQEMQSTWLVRSLAPLFDLYVNDAFAAAHRSSPSMVAFQEVLPTAGGKQLVAEYTALSNVASHPIHPCIFVLGGGKISDAFGMMKHVLANNTADKILCGGITALVMLLAQNKELGQRTRTFLQDRDLTHFIDEARELLAVWPDRFVTPLDLAYEKDGERFESDVLEIVERDELQTKLFPDLGSKSIELYKTEIAKAGSVFVNGPAGVYEDSRWEKATKEIWKAIAACNAYTVIGGGDTITAATKFTNLEDYSYVCTAGGAMVRFLSGKKLPLILAMEKAWERDKE